In the Williamwhitmania sp. genome, one interval contains:
- a CDS encoding TatD family hydrolase, producing MLIDTHTHLYLPDFAQDLEEVIATAQQQGVGRFILPNVDCDSIEPLLNVTHIFSSCSAAIGLHPTSVNGESQSCLEMIISKIKTDEFVAIGEIGIDLYWDKTYLNEQKDAFSLQLELALHQHLPVIIHSRDAFAEIFDVLNSFRGRGLTGVFHSFSGGLVEVNWIRNFGGFYFGIGGVLTFKNSNLKDTVQEIPIEEIVLETDSPYLAPVPHRGKRNSSAYIPLIAKSLATYKATTFERVEEMTTGNAIQLFNL from the coding sequence ATGCTGATTGATACTCACACACACTTGTATCTGCCTGATTTTGCTCAGGATTTGGAGGAAGTTATTGCAACCGCCCAACAGCAGGGTGTGGGAAGGTTTATTCTTCCCAACGTGGATTGCGATAGCATTGAACCGCTACTTAACGTAACGCATATATTTTCAAGTTGTTCGGCAGCAATTGGGCTCCATCCAACCTCAGTCAATGGTGAATCCCAATCCTGTCTTGAAATGATAATCAGTAAAATAAAGACGGACGAATTTGTGGCCATTGGAGAAATAGGCATAGATTTATACTGGGATAAGACTTACCTGAATGAGCAAAAGGATGCCTTTTCGTTGCAGCTGGAGTTGGCTCTTCACCAGCATCTCCCCGTAATTATACACAGCAGGGATGCTTTTGCTGAAATATTTGACGTTCTCAACTCTTTTCGTGGAAGAGGATTAACTGGCGTATTTCATAGTTTTTCAGGAGGATTAGTTGAGGTGAACTGGATACGAAATTTTGGTGGATTTTACTTTGGAATAGGAGGCGTGCTTACTTTTAAAAACTCAAATCTAAAGGATACCGTGCAAGAGATTCCAATTGAAGAAATTGTCTTGGAAACAGATTCACCCTACCTCGCCCCAGTGCCCCACCGAGGTAAGCGAAACAGTTCAGCTTACATTCCATTGATTGCCAAATCTTTAGCCACATACAAGGCAACAACCTTTGAAAGGGTTGAAGAGATGACCACGGGGAATGCAATTCAACTATTCAATTTATAA
- a CDS encoding biopolymer transporter ExbD, with product MARKVEEINAGSMADIAFLLLIFFLMATTMNVDSGLSRMLPPMPDPHQKQDNTKVKERNVFIVLVNKYDQLLVNGQPMDIHMLRDKTKEFVENPNDEPNLSEKKTEDIKGLGPWPVSRGVVSLQNDRGTSYKMYMMVQNELVAAYNELRDDFARSRFGKKYDNLTTEEQDIVKDVYPQRISEAEPKNIQ from the coding sequence ATGGCTAGAAAAGTAGAGGAGATTAATGCTGGGTCTATGGCTGATATCGCGTTCTTGTTGCTCATCTTCTTCCTGATGGCAACTACCATGAATGTTGATTCCGGTCTATCGCGCATGTTGCCACCAATGCCTGATCCTCATCAGAAACAGGATAATACTAAGGTTAAAGAACGCAATGTTTTCATTGTGTTGGTGAACAAGTACGATCAGTTGCTGGTAAATGGTCAGCCAATGGACATCCACATGCTCCGTGATAAAACCAAGGAATTCGTGGAAAACCCTAACGACGAGCCAAATCTCTCTGAAAAGAAAACAGAGGATATCAAGGGGTTAGGTCCCTGGCCTGTTTCGAGGGGTGTTGTTTCCCTCCAAAACGATAGAGGTACTAGTTACAAAATGTACATGATGGTACAAAATGAGTTAGTGGCCGCCTACAATGAACTTCGTGATGACTTTGCAAGGTCAAGATTTGGCAAGAAGTATGACAATCTTACCACAGAGGAGCAGGATATCGTGAAAGATGTTTATCCTCAGCGCATTTCTGAGGCAGAACCTAAAAACATTCAGTAG
- a CDS encoding biopolymer transporter ExbD, whose protein sequence is MAKFRKEGKKETPALSTASLPDIVFMLLFFFMVSTSMREVSLMVKLTLPEATEVTKLEKKSLVSYIYVGPPLKQFTALYGTEPRIQLNDVFKNLNDIRDFVASERDKLNEAEKAYLTISLKVDENTRMGIVTDLKQELRKASALKISYASRKAEKLK, encoded by the coding sequence ATGGCAAAGTTTAGAAAAGAAGGTAAAAAGGAAACGCCAGCTCTATCAACTGCGTCTCTTCCCGACATTGTATTCATGTTGCTATTCTTTTTCATGGTAAGTACATCCATGAGGGAGGTATCGCTCATGGTAAAGCTTACGCTTCCTGAAGCTACAGAAGTGACAAAGCTCGAGAAGAAATCGCTCGTGAGTTACATCTACGTGGGTCCCCCACTAAAGCAGTTCACCGCTTTATACGGAACTGAACCACGCATTCAGCTTAACGATGTTTTTAAGAACCTTAACGATATTCGTGATTTTGTGGCCTCTGAGCGTGACAAACTCAATGAAGCCGAAAAGGCGTACTTAACAATCTCGTTAAAGGTTGATGAGAACACCCGTATGGGAATTGTAACCGACCTTAAGCAGGAACTCCGTAAGGCGTCTGCGCTTAAAATCAGCTATGCCTCTCGTAAGGCTGAAAAGTTGAAGTAG
- a CDS encoding DUF6175 family protein, translated as MGNKMKTLSLVLLMIFGLSTFGFSQAKKPILMVVPSDVWCNQNGYMLEYDNQGVKVKVPDYKRALQENADLLLVISKINELMADRGFPLKNLESSLKSLENESAEEAMLSSKSGAGISESPIDKLKKVAKADIWLQVTWTVNQTGPKKSVTFNLQGLDAYSDKQVAGASGTGNPSFSAALPVLLEEAVLAHLDNFNTQLQSHFDDMFANGREVKVLVKMWDSATDDLETEYEVNGETLELLEAINHWMDDNCKNGRYSNTDATATMARYEQVRIPMTITDDKGRERAIDTRAFVSNLRKYLSGPPFNLTSKVYMRGLGEAWLIIGEK; from the coding sequence ATGGGTAACAAAATGAAAACATTAAGCCTTGTGCTATTGATGATCTTTGGATTATCGACATTTGGTTTTTCGCAAGCAAAGAAACCCATCCTCATGGTGGTTCCGAGCGACGTGTGGTGTAACCAAAATGGCTACATGCTAGAGTACGACAACCAAGGAGTAAAGGTTAAAGTCCCAGACTACAAAAGAGCACTCCAGGAAAATGCTGACCTTTTATTGGTAATTAGCAAAATCAACGAGCTGATGGCTGATAGGGGATTCCCCCTAAAAAACCTAGAATCTTCCCTTAAATCGCTGGAGAACGAATCGGCTGAAGAGGCAATGCTCAGCAGCAAAAGTGGGGCTGGTATTAGCGAAAGCCCCATTGATAAGTTGAAAAAGGTTGCCAAGGCCGACATCTGGTTACAAGTAACCTGGACGGTAAACCAAACTGGTCCTAAAAAATCAGTAACCTTTAATCTTCAAGGACTCGACGCATACAGCGATAAACAGGTGGCTGGTGCATCCGGAACTGGTAATCCATCCTTTTCAGCAGCACTTCCTGTTTTGCTGGAGGAGGCTGTACTTGCTCACCTCGACAACTTCAACACGCAGCTGCAAAGCCATTTCGACGACATGTTTGCAAATGGTCGTGAGGTGAAGGTGTTGGTGAAGATGTGGGATAGCGCAACTGATGACCTAGAAACCGAATATGAGGTGAATGGTGAAACTCTTGAGTTGCTTGAGGCCATTAACCATTGGATGGACGACAATTGCAAGAATGGTCGCTACAGCAATACCGACGCTACAGCAACCATGGCGCGCTACGAGCAAGTTCGCATACCTATGACCATAACTGATGATAAAGGTCGAGAACGTGCTATCGACACCCGCGCCTTTGTGTCTAACCTCAGAAAGTATTTGTCAGGACCTCCGTTTAACCTTACTAGCAAGGTATACATGCGTGGACTTGGTGAAGCTTGGCTTATTATCGGAGAAAAATAG
- a CDS encoding MotA/TolQ/ExbB proton channel family protein — MRKLFGFVALLGMLTFGATSTYAQNDAAKKDTATVTQKVDTAKVGASAAAATPADQETTVRQQIKMKFIEGGVPWMTPILLCLIIGLALAIERIIYLNLATTNTKKLLSRIEDALQSGGIEAAKEICRNTKGPVASIFFQGLDRMHEGLDVVEKSVVSYGSVQMGRMESGLTWISLFITLSPMLGFLGTVVGMIGAFDNIQAAGDISPALVAGGIKVALITTVGGLIVAMILQLFYNYIISKIDTLVNEMEDASISLIDILAKHNLKK; from the coding sequence ATGAGAAAACTATTTGGATTTGTAGCACTTCTGGGAATGCTTACTTTTGGAGCAACTTCCACCTATGCTCAGAACGATGCAGCTAAAAAGGACACTGCCACTGTTACGCAAAAGGTTGATACTGCCAAGGTAGGAGCATCTGCAGCAGCAGCTACCCCCGCTGATCAGGAGACAACTGTTCGCCAGCAGATAAAAATGAAATTTATCGAAGGTGGTGTGCCGTGGATGACCCCAATTCTACTCTGCTTGATCATAGGTTTGGCACTGGCTATCGAGAGAATTATCTATCTAAACTTGGCCACTACCAACACCAAAAAACTTCTTTCCAGAATTGAGGATGCTTTACAGAGTGGTGGTATTGAAGCTGCTAAGGAAATTTGCCGCAATACGAAAGGACCTGTTGCCAGCATTTTCTTCCAAGGGCTGGATAGAATGCACGAAGGTCTTGATGTTGTAGAGAAATCGGTAGTTTCCTATGGTTCAGTTCAAATGGGTCGTATGGAAAGCGGGTTAACCTGGATTTCACTGTTCATCACCCTTTCTCCTATGTTAGGATTCTTGGGAACAGTAGTAGGTATGATTGGTGCATTCGACAACATTCAAGCTGCCGGTGACATCAGCCCCGCATTGGTTGCAGGAGGTATCAAGGTTGCTCTTATCACCACTGTAGGTGGTCTTATTGTAGCTATGATTCTTCAGTTATTCTACAACTACATTATCTCCAAAATTGACACACTCGTTAATGAAATGGAAGATGCTTCTATTTCTTTAATCGATATTCTTGCAAAACACAACCTTAAAAAATAG
- a CDS encoding type I asparaginase: MEGSTASSILVIYTGGTIGMKHNPETGSLAPFNFEQIEEEVPELKKFGFKIETVSFSPLVDSSNIQPDFWVRLVEIVSSNYHHYDGFVILHGTDTMSYTASALSFMIQNLDKPIILTGSQLPIGTLRTDGKENLVSAIEIAAARKNGQPLVPEVCVFFENRLFRGNRTIKHNADHFNAFRSDNYPPLAEAGINIRYNHAYISYPTGLRELKTYTNLDTNIAILKIFPGITPAVVDGVLSISGLKAAILETFGSGNAPTSPWFLERVGQAVEQGIVVLNVTQCHAGSVDMEKYDTGILLKKIGVRSGYDITTEAAVAKLMFLLGQNLTAEEIKQQLDKSISGEISE; the protein is encoded by the coding sequence ATGGAAGGAAGCACAGCATCTTCAATTTTGGTGATTTACACGGGTGGAACCATCGGAATGAAGCACAATCCTGAAACGGGTTCCCTTGCTCCTTTTAACTTTGAGCAAATTGAGGAGGAAGTTCCGGAGTTAAAAAAGTTTGGTTTTAAAATTGAAACCGTATCCTTTTCGCCACTGGTGGATTCCTCCAATATACAGCCCGATTTTTGGGTTAGGCTGGTGGAGATTGTCAGCAGCAACTATCACCACTACGATGGGTTTGTGATTTTGCATGGCACAGATACCATGTCTTACACGGCTTCGGCCCTCAGCTTTATGATTCAGAATCTTGATAAGCCTATAATATTAACAGGTTCACAGCTTCCGATTGGAACCCTTCGTACAGATGGTAAGGAAAATCTCGTTTCGGCCATAGAGATAGCTGCTGCTAGAAAGAATGGTCAGCCTTTAGTCCCGGAGGTTTGCGTTTTTTTTGAAAACAGGCTATTTCGAGGGAACAGAACTATCAAGCATAATGCCGACCATTTCAACGCATTTCGCAGCGACAACTATCCTCCACTTGCTGAGGCCGGTATTAATATAAGGTATAACCATGCCTATATTAGCTACCCAACGGGACTTCGCGAGTTAAAAACGTATACAAATTTGGACACTAATATTGCAATCCTTAAAATCTTTCCGGGTATTACACCAGCGGTTGTTGATGGCGTATTGTCCATAAGCGGATTAAAGGCAGCAATTTTGGAGACATTTGGGTCTGGTAACGCCCCAACTTCACCATGGTTTCTCGAAAGAGTTGGGCAAGCAGTGGAACAGGGTATCGTGGTGCTTAATGTAACTCAGTGCCATGCCGGTAGTGTAGATATGGAAAAGTATGATACGGGTATCTTACTTAAAAAGATTGGAGTAAGAAGTGGGTATGACATCACTACAGAGGCTGCCGTTGCCAAGCTAATGTTTCTTCTTGGTCAAAACCTTACCGCCGAGGAGATAAAGCAGCAGCTGGATAAATCAATAAGCGGTGAAATAAGTGAGTAG